The Thermodesulfovibrionales bacterium DNA window TAAACCATGTTGTCAAATTTGATTTTTTAGGATTTATTTTGTAAAATAAAATAGAATTTTGCGGTGGCGATACCGGAGGGGAAACACCCGTTCCCATCCCGAACACGGCAGTTAAGCCCTCCAGGGCCGATGATACTATGACCGGTGAGGTCATGGGAAAGTAGGTCGCCGCCGCATTTTAATTTTCAGGATTAATTCCAAAGTCCCTGACTGTAAGAATACTCCAGAAAGGGTAGCCTAAGGCCTCTATATTCTGCCTTCCATTTTGCTCGCACCTGTCAAGAAGGGCTATCACACCGACAATTATTAATCCTGCTGCCTTTGCCACATTGATTGCCTTTATTGTTGATGCTCCTGTTGTTACAACATCATCAATTATTATCACTCTGTTACCCTCTTTTACATTGCCTTCAATCTGTGACATTGTGCCGTGACCTTTTGGTTCTTTCCTTATTACAAATGCCTCTATTGGCTCATTCATATCATAGGAATATCTGGCAACGGCAAAGGCAATTGGGTCAGCTCCCATGGTAAGTCCACCAATGGCATCTACCTTTAAACCCAGCTCTTTAATTTTTTCAAAAATAAGCTTTCCTACTAGATAAAGACCTGCAGGGCTGTAGGTAGTCTGTTTTAGATTGAAGTAATAATTACTGTAAATACCCGATGAAAGCCTGAAAGGCTTTTCACTGTATTTATACGAGCGGATTTTAATCAGTTCTATAAGTCTTTCCCTATCGTTCATTAAACTTTAAAATGTATAATTTATAACAGAGGTTTTGTTTTTGCTGTCAAACTCATATTACCTCATGTGTTTAATTAAGTCAATATTGGTTTCTGAAAAAGTTTATCTAATGCAAATAAGTTTAGAGGGATTTTTTCGGTCTCAAGAATTGAAGCTGTAATTTTATCTGGTATAATTAAATTATGAAGTGCAGGGTTTGTGAAGGGGTTCTAGAGCTTCAGATGGATTGAAGATCAGTATATCTGAGCTGCAGGTCCTGCGGCAGGATATATAAAATCAGTGAATATTTAGATGAGATTGATGAAAAGACCTGGCAGCTTATTTCCTTAAGACCAGCAAACAGGGTATAAAAGAGTATAAATGGAAGATCAAGAATACAGAAACATTATCTGCAAAAGATTCTGCAGTTATTATAAATCTGGAAAAGAAAGTCTATCATGTGGTGCTTTTAATTTTTTAAAACTCTCTTTAACACCAGGAGAATTAAAAGGCTTGATTGAAAATAAACTCTTTACTCCTCTTGCTATTGAGGATAATGAACTATGTAAAAGTTGTAAATTCAGCCTTAATGACTGTGATTTCCATGCCGGCCTCTCTGAGATACCCTGCGGAGGATATAGGATTGTAAAGATTCTGAAAGAAAGGAATAGATTACAGTTCAGATAGTTCATGAATAAACTTCAAATGATCTCAAAAGAATACGGCTCACTCATGCATACCTTCAGCGCGAGAACAATCGATAATTTAAGGCACCAGGCTTTTTTCAGGGTACTTATGCCTGCCATATCTAAATTTATCGATGATAATGTGGAAAAGGAAATCAAAAAAGACTCCCTTGCCATAAAACTTATCTTTGATGCCTTCAACCTTGAAAGAAAGGTCTCAAAGACTGAATTTGATAAAATTATTGAAAAGACCAAAAGGATTGATGAAGAATTTCTCGAGAAAACCAGCTCCGTTCCTCTTTCGTTAAAGATTCCCTATAATGAGGTCGAAGAATTAAGAAGAAGAAGGATAGAAACCCTTGCAAGATTTGTCTGCACCATACTCCATCACTGGATGGATGAAGAAAGCCTTCACAGTGCTATCAGACTTGCTTATAAAAAAGAAGACCTCAAAAAACTTATATTTAATATTCTCCATCTTTATAATCTTGAGACAAAGATTCTCTCCAGTTCTGTTAAACTTCCCTTGATCTTGAAGCCGGCGAAGGAATCCCTCTCAAGAGCACTTTTTGATACAATGGAGTCTGTAGCCAGAGAAATAGCAGAAGAATGGAGTGCAAGATTTTTTACTTAATAGTCCTCAGCCTTGGGTCAAGACTATCCCTTAGCGTCTCTCCAACAAGATTGTAACTAAGTGTTGTTATAAATATTGCAAGTCCAGGAAAAAAGGAAAGCCACCAGGCAACCTCTATATGGTCCTTACCAGAACTTAGGATATTTCCCCAACTCGGCTCTGGTGGCCTTATGCCAAATCCAAGAAAAGAAAGAGCAGACTCAGTCAGGATTGCACCTGCTATGCCGAATACTGCAGCCACGAATACCGGTGCAAGGCTGTTTGGAAGTATATGCCTGAATATAATCCTGATATTATTAAGCCCCAGCGCCCTTGCTGCAAGTACAAATTCTCTCTCCCTGAGTGTAAGAAACTCTGCCCTTACAAGTCTTGCCACATCCATCCAGCCGGTAAGTCCGATAATTATCATTATGGTCCATATGCTCTGCTCCACTATTATGACAACTGCCAGTATAAGAAATATGGTCGGAAAGGTCAGCATTATATCAACAAATCTCATCAAGATGGAATCAACCCTGCCACCATAATAACCTGCCAGGGCTCCTACAATCATTCCTGTGAAAACTGCAATTGAGACAGCAACAAAACCCACACTTAGCGATACTCGGACACCATAAATCATTCGTGATAGTACATCTCTTCCGAGCTCATCTGTTCCAAAGGGATGTTTAAGGCTTGGTGGTGAAAGTACATTGTCCACATCTATCTCTGTGGGTGAATAGGGAGCTATATAAGGTGCAAAAAGGGCAACTGCTAAGAGCAGGATTATTATTAAAAGGGCAGCCAGGGAAACAGGATTATTTCTGAAATTTTCAATAATACCGGTCATCCCTTCTGACCCACCCTTATCCTTGGATCAACAAGGGCATAGGCGATGTCTGCAATTAGATTGCCAAGCAGCGTAAGTAAAGCAATTATGACAAGCATTCCCATGACAACAGGATAATCCCTTGCCATTGCAGATGAGTAATAAAGCTGACCCATCCCAGGAATGGCGAATATAGTCTCAAATATTACGCTGCCACCAATAAGACCTGGTATAGAAAGACCAAGTATAGTCACCACCGGAAGCAATGCATTTCTAAGTCCGTGTCTGAATATAACTGTTTTTTCTGGCAGGCCTTTTGCCCTTGCTGTTCTTATGTAATCCTGCCTTAAAACCTCGAGCATGCTCGACCGGCTGTATCTTGAAAGCCCTGCTATACCGCCTGTGGCAGCAACCAGTACAGGAAGGATGAGATGTCTTGCTACATCTATTACTCTTTCAAAGAAGGTCATACCTTCTGTCTCTATACTCTGGATACCCGAGATAGGAAGCCAGCCGAGCTCAACACCAAAAAGTATCATCAAAAGAAGTGCGAGCCAGAAATGGGGAACAGAGAATCCTGCAAAGACAAATACAGTGGTTATCCTGTCAAAAAGC harbors:
- the pyrE gene encoding orotate phosphoribosyltransferase, producing the protein MNDRERLIELIKIRSYKYSEKPFRLSSGIYSNYYFNLKQTTYSPAGLYLVGKLIFEKIKELGLKVDAIGGLTMGADPIAFAVARYSYDMNEPIEAFVIRKEPKGHGTMSQIEGNVKEGNRVIIIDDVVTTGASTIKAINVAKAAGLIIVGVIALLDRCEQNGRQNIEALGYPFWSILTVRDFGINPEN
- a CDS encoding ABC transporter permease encodes the protein MTGIIENFRNNPVSLAALLIIILLLAVALFAPYIAPYSPTEIDVDNVLSPPSLKHPFGTDELGRDVLSRMIYGVRVSLSVGFVAVSIAVFTGMIVGALAGYYGGRVDSILMRFVDIMLTFPTIFLILAVVIIVEQSIWTIMIIIGLTGWMDVARLVRAEFLTLREREFVLAARALGLNNIRIIFRHILPNSLAPVFVAAVFGIAGAILTESALSFLGFGIRPPEPSWGNILSSGKDHIEVAWWLSFFPGLAIFITTLSYNLVGETLRDSLDPRLRTIK
- a CDS encoding ABC transporter permease; amino-acid sequence: MKVYIFKRLLAMVPILFGITVITFIVIHLAPGGPVESQTELNIKASPEARENLKKLYGLDKPLHIQYFEWLKRFLRLDFGESFVDQRKVIDKIKERLPITLSINILSMTVIFLFALPIGVFSAWKRNSLFDRITTVFVFAGFSVPHFWLALLLMILFGVELGWLPISGIQSIETEGMTFFERVIDVARHLILPVLVAATGGIAGLSRYSRSSMLEVLRQDYIRTARAKGLPEKTVIFRHGLRNALLPVVTILGLSIPGLIGGSVIFETIFAIPGMGQLYYSSAMARDYPVVMGMLVIIALLTLLGNLIADIAYALVDPRIRVGQKG